In the genome of Phaeodactylum tricornutum CCAP 1055/1 chromosome 18, whole genome shotgun sequence, one region contains:
- a CDS encoding predicted protein gives MASMKTSSQRKNAFERGPISPSKSVLRSPPSQIYTRGTVGSVMTGSPRRRPSPRYSHSNSLALPRRPRSKSPSRESRSRVHLPQSHRRSRSASSQPIVSSSDSLQRTPVSTRSIISHPQPQDETRSAHSSRSYPPKKHVDFRDDPNASSSSKRDPSPAPSSGSAKVHIKATKSVMEELSKAPNTEQRIVAITNACELLDHYDETYHNAELALGVASALIKRLQYSYGDAETPHKDITIVNIFKVLLSLSRPYELRASLLRQSSMMDLLKRTATNQTLPADAKLVRLNFIAFLAKCDANKSILYESEEVLDGILRIANGEVLDLGKLHAVTILMELASDPTIQVRMAFSDRILGTLVKLLLVENTKAAREAAITALQNLAFRKENRLRLVTFKSGIVLEALKNALTKDTDSKSRRRAAGALTNLACEETVAIMGKYSGLLEALAIVTTTDEVVEVQTRACLALTKIAGNTTIKMESFKPMLDALIVASLSKKANSISAVFRVKARDAENRNVMALYPGLLDTLSDVCLSERANIRDKDNSVHALMHLVNEEQNRLTMGQNAVVLEALVAAASYTDASLVEARDSAIIALERLATEHSVRPGMARHPSLLTVVAAAVERETAWHDQGRDCEHDYLAKPLLMSLLIAI, from the exons ATGGCGAGCATGAAGACTTCATCCCAGCGGAAAAATGCCTTCGAAAGAGGTCCTATCAGTCCTTCCAAATCAGTGCTACGGTCTCCGCCATCGCAGATTTACACCAGGGGAACAGTTGGGTCGGTCATGACGGGTTCTCCCCGAAGGCGGCCTTCCCCTCGATACTCTCACTCCAACTCCCTGGCTCTCCCGCGGCGCCCCCGATCAAAATCACCGTCTCGAGAGAGCCGTTCTCGAGTCCATCTTCCTCAATCTCACCGCCGATCACGTAGCGCCAGTTCCCAGCCCATCGTTTCCAGCAGCGATAGTCTACAACGTACTCCTGTTTCTACCCGTTCCATTATATCCCATCCGCAGCCTCAAGATGAAACGCGTTCAGCCCATTCGTCCAGATCCTACCCCCCGAAGAAGCACGTCGATTTTAGAGATGATCCCAATGCGTCGTCGAGTTCAAAACGAGACCCGTCGCCGGCGCCTTCTTCCGGTTCGGCAAAGGTTCACATCAAAGCCACAAAAAGCGTCATGGAAG AATTGTCTAAAGCCCCGAATACTGAACAGCGGATCGTTGCGATAACCAACGCGTGCGAACTTTTAGACCACTACGACGAGACGTATCACAATGCGGAACTAGCGCTAGGTGTCGCCTCGGCACTCATAAAAAGACTGCAGTACTCCTATGGTGACGCTGAGACTC CGCACAAGGATATTACCATTGTCAACATTTTCAAGGTGCTGCTTTCCTTGTCCAGGCCATATGAGCTACGGGCGAGTCTACTGCGGCAATCGAGCATGATGGATCTACTGAAAAGGACCGCCACCAATCAAACGCTACCTGCGGATGCCAAACTTGTACGGTTGAATTTTATCGCATTTCTGGCCAAATGCGATGCGAATAAATCAATTCTTTATGAAAGCGAGGAAGTGCTAGATGGCATTTTACGAATAGCAAATGGAGAAGTTTTGGATCTAGGAAAGCTACATGCTGTGACAATCCTCATGGAGTTGGCATCGGATCCAACCATTCAGGTGAGAATGGCTTTCAGTGATCGGATTTTAGGTACGCTTGTAAAACTGCTATTGGTGGAAAACACAAAAGCTGCTCGTGAAGCAGCCATCACCGCACTGCAAAACTTGGCCTTTCGTAAAGAAAATCGATTACGGCTCGTCACTTTCAAATCGGGAATTGTGCTGGAAGCACTCAAAAACGCCCTCACCAAAGACACCGACTCCAAATCTCGCCGGCGCGCTGCAGGAGCACTCACTAATCTCGCGTGTGAAGAAACAGTGGCCATCATGGGGAAGTATAGTGGATTACTGGAAGCCTTAGCTATTGTGACGACAACCGACGAAGTGGTGGAAGTCCAGACAAGGGCGTGTCTTGCATTGACAAAAATCGCAGGCAACACTACTATCAAAATGGAATCTTTCAAACCAATGTTGGATGCTTTGATAGTGGCATCGCTAAGCAAAAAAGCTAATTCAATATCAGCAGTTTTTCGCGTCAAAGCGAGAGACGCCGAGAACCGTAACGTCATGGCTCTTTACCCTGGTTTGTTGGATACTTTGTCCGATGTGTGCCTTTCCGAGAGAGCCAACATCCGGGACAAAGACAATTCCGTCCACGCACTAATGCATCTTGTGAATGAAGAACAAAATCGCCTCACGATGGGTCAGAACGCTGTTGTATTGGAGGCGCTGGTTGCAGCGGCGTCATACACAGATGCCTCTCTCGTAGAAGCTCGGGATAGTGCCATAATCGCTTTGGAACGGCTCGCCACCGAGCATTCGGTTCGTCCTGGAATGGCCCGACACCCGTCTCTTCTCACAGTTGTGGCTGCAGCCGTCGAACGGGAGACCGCCTGGCATGATCAAGGCCGTGACTGCGAGCACGATTATCTGGCCAAACCACTTTTGATGAGCCTGCTCATAGCGATATGA
- the GLRXC2 gene encoding glutaredoxin (Glutaredoxin, probably plastidic, contains N-terminal bipartite plastid targeting presequence) produces the protein MKSFIACAFILASAAAFAPQPGSPVLRSTSALSASPSDDRSPNPIIKVMAQGMGLLKPLFAAEAQIQATILGKLTGVDEDEIEATIAANKKSNKVLIYTYGLSPFSSEAVSMLEASGYDYEKIELGAEWFLLGGKESVTRVALAKQVENGATSLPKIFIGGQCIGGCSELAGLVESKELDALMKKSGVTKKGAKKSLKMF, from the coding sequence ATGAAGTCGTTCATTGCTTGTGCGTTCATCCTGGCTTCTGCCGCTGCCTTTGCCCCGCAGCCAGGCTCGCCCGTGCTCCGGTCGACTTCGGCACTCTCGGCCTCGCCGTCGGATGATCGCAGCCCGAATCCCATTATCAAAGTAATGGCACAAGGAATGGGACTATTGAAGCCGCTATTTGCGGCCGAAGCACAGATTCAGGCCACTATTCTGGGAAAGCTAACGGGTgtggacgaggacgaaattgaagccACCATTGCGGccaacaaaaaaagcaacaagGTGTTGATATACACGTACGGCCTCTCCCCCTTCTCATCCGAAGCCGTCAGTATGTTGGAAGCTTCTGGTTACGACTATGAGAAGATTGAGCTCGGAGCGGAATGGTTTTTGCTTGGAGGGAAAGAAAGTGTAACACGCGTGGCGCTGGCGAAACAGGTAGAGAATGGAGCGACGTCGTTACCGAAGATTTTCATTGGTGGTCAGTGTATAGGCGGTTGTTCGGAACTTGCCGGACTTGTGGAGAGCAAAGAGCTCGATGCATTGATGAAAAAATCTGGTGTGACCAAGAAGGGTGCGAAAAAATCTTTGAAGATGTTTTAA
- a CDS encoding predicted protein, which yields MPVPAAPTMPRSARLNGRNRGTSRSLISSFAGRGLLLKVVGFLAILLAFYQTLWVYWLAGVNIPDVEIDKLTGQKRIRRRPDKLRKRDHIARKDVPTDFLDGIMEGFHTLVSIKVPKKGLVSTAEKAYTGVGATFCHVSWHLQERDPSKVPMFKDLREQSMMCQGTLHTVDLYEITRKAFAYDSRNHTFAATPPKPGQGPVPPTAVVFHESRCGSTLIANVLGASTYSQSRVYSESPPPVAALKACEGEGTTCNVGAQSALIQDVFYLMGRTTRPIQPQHVFYKIQSVGVKSIEAFAKAMPNTPWVFAYRDSIEVMMSHFKNYQRGNPLSQNFLPVCLRSYGEPNQPALLKEIVEAKERTVESLSHEEYCAVHLASLCESAIREYDRAKSLPNAPPRWFLNYNELPYDVWEHVLPPLIGTLSDSQMARMQDVAKFYSKGRGPRAGQHWHEDTTVKQGMAPESVKTAIRVFLEPSYQRLEEIRAELEAQPGY from the exons ATGCCGGTACCCGCGGCGCCAACAATGCCGCGGAGTGCGAGATTGAATGGTCGGAATCGGGGCACCTCGAGGTCTTTGATCTCGTCTTTCGCCGGAAGGGGGCTGCTTTTAAAAGTAGTTGGTTTTTTAGCCATATTATTAGCATTTTATCAAACTTTGTGGGTTTACTGGCTTGCTGGTGTCAACATTCCCGATGTTGAAATCGACAAATTGACGGGACAAAAGCGTATCCGACGGAGACCCGATAAGCTGCGCAAACGCGATCATATCGCTCGCAAGGATGTCCCAAC CGATTTCTTAGATGGCATTATGGAGGGTTTTCACACGTTGGTGAGCATTAAAGTTCCAAAAAAAGGATTGGTTTCGACTGCGGAAAAGGCATACACTGGTGTGGGTGCTACATTTTGTCATGTATCTTGGCATTTGCAGGAAAGAGATCCCTCAAAAGTCCCGATGTTCAAAGATCTCAGAGAGCAGTCGATGATGTGTCAGGGAACCCTGCATACGGTTGATTTGTACGAAATCACGCGCAAGGCGTTTGCGTATGATAGCCGGAACCACACCTTTGCCGCTACTCCTCCCAAACCCGGACAAGGTCCTGTTCCTCCAACAGCTGTCGTGTTTCATGAATCGCGCTGTGGTTCCACTTTAATCGCCAACGTCTTAGGTGCTTCGACGTACTCACAAAGTCGGGTATATTCGGAATCGCCCCCACCCGTCGCTGCCCTCAAGGCTTGTGAAGGCGAGGGTACGACATGCAATGTTGGTGCCCAGTCTGCACTGATTCAGGACGTGTTTTATCTGATGGGTCGAACCACACGGCCTATTCAACCTCAGCACGTCTTCTACAAAATCCAATCGGTTGGAGTTAAATCAATTGAAGCTTTTGCCAAAGCCATGCCGAATACGCCGTGGGTTTTTGCCTATCGCGACTCGATCGAAGTCATGATGAGCCATTTCAAAAACTATCAGCGCGGCAACCCCCTGTCTCAGAACTTTTTGCCAGTCTGTCTGCGGTCGTACGGTGAACCCAATCAGCCGGCGTTACTCAAAGAAATAGTAGAAGCGAAAGAGCGTACGGTGGAATCTTTGAGCCACGAAGAGTATTGTGCAGTCCATTTGGCGTCCTTGTGCGAATCGGCTATTCGGGAATACGACCGGGCCAAGTCGTTGCCAAACGCGCCGCCCCGCTGGTTTCTCAACTACAACGAGCTTCCGTACGATGTTTGGGAACACGTTTTGCCACCTTTGATCGGCACGCTTTCTGACTCTCAAATGGCGCGCATGCAAGATGTAGCCAAGTTCTATAGCAAGGGTCGCGGGCCCCGAGCCGGACAACACTGGCATGAGGACACAACCGTGAAGCAGGGCATGGCACCAGAATCCGTCAAAACCGCTATCAGGGTGTTTTTGGAACCTTCTTACCAGAGGCTGGAGGAAATACGAGCTGAACTAGAAGCACAACCGGGCTATTAA
- a CDS encoding predicted protein: EIFAADRLVIPDLQVTKMDNFKSLCVGASDWIEIEECNEKDLANWLRCARNLGYYIVGIEQTSSSVSLCEFQYPDAPTVLLLGKEKEGIPVEYLQLVDQCVEIPQLGIIRSLNVHVSGA, translated from the exons GAAATTTTTGCGGCTGATCGTCTTGTGATACCGGATTTACAAGTAACGAAAATGGACAACTTTAAGAGTCTCTGTGTCGGGGCCAGTGACTGGATCGAGATCGAAGAATGCAATGAGAAG GACCTTGCTAACTGGCTTCGGTGTGCCCGGAACCTGGGCTATTACATTGTCGGTATCGAGCAGACTTCGTCAAGTGTGTCCCTTTGTGAATTCCAGTACCCCGACGCTCCTACAGTTTTGCTTCTCGGGAAAGAGAAAGAGGGTATCCCTGTTGAATATCTGCAGCTTGTCGATCAGTGCGTCGAGATTCCGCAACTGGGTATCATCCGGAGTCTTAACGTGCATGTATCTGGTGCA